The segment CTTATTTCGGGGGGACCATAGGTATACAGACAAAGAGGGGGTGTCCGTATAATTGCGAGTTCTGCCTTTACTCATTTATTGAGGGCCCTGTTGTTCGATACAGGGACCCGGAAAATATAATAGCGGAGATCAGCTATTTATATTCCAGGTGGAACGTACGAAAGTTATGGTTTGCCGACGCCCAGTTTATTCCCGGAAGCCAGTCGCTCAGGAATTGCACGGCATTGCTGGAAGGTGTGATCAAGAGCGGGATCCCTGTTGAGTGGAGCGGTTATGTGCGTACGAGCCTTATAACACAAGAACTGGCAGATCTGATGGTCTCATCCGGTGTAGGCGATCTCGAGGTCTCGGTAACATCAGGATCGCAGAGTGTGCTGAATGAGATGAGCATGGGATTTAAACTTGAGAATCTGTATGAGGGCTGCAGGTATCTGAAAAAGGCTGGTTATCGTGGAAAGATAATACTGAATTACTCTATAAATGCACCGGGCGAGACAGAAGAAACTCTGCTCGAATCAATTAATTCATACAAATCCATCGTGAAGATTATGGGAAGGGAGCAGGTTCAGTGTGTGATATTCTTTCTCGGTGTCCAGCCCCATACAGGCTTGGAAAAGCGGCTGATCGAAAACGGTTACCTGAGCAATAACTACAACCCTATTGCACTTAATCCCTTTACCATCAAGAAACTGCTTTATAATCCACCGCCCCTGGATAAGGTAATTGCCAGGTCGTGCCTTGATGCATGGAAGGATGGGGGTGAGAGCGGGGAAAGGATTATGCATAACCTTGAGAAGAGGCTAACTCCCCGGTAAAAAAGGAGATCCTGAAACGAGTTCAGGATGACAGCTATGAGGGTTCTGCATGACAGAATACCACCGTTCACCGAGGGGTTACAGAAAAGGTTAAATCCCGGTGGTAAATCTTTTTGCTTTGTGATAGATTATAAAAAGAACTGAAAATTGACTCAGAACTGATAACAAGGGGGCAGTAAATGAAAAAGACAATTCTGGTTGTGGATGATGAGGAACATATAAGGCTTCTCTACAAGGAAGAATTTGAAGAAGAAGGATATAATGTTGTTTTAGCCGTCAGCGGTGAAGATGCCCTTTCAAAGATTGGGAAAGACACTCCTGACCTCATAACCCTTGACATAAAGATGCCCGGGATGGATGGGATTACTCTTGCAAGAAAGATAAAGGAAATGCGAAGTGACGTCCCGCTAATCTTCATTAGTGCATATGAAGACTATAAGCATGACTTTGGCACCTGGGCATCAGACGCATACTTCGTTAAATCAGCAAATCTGTCTGAATTAAAAACTCTGATCGCGACAATCCTGAAGAGCTAAAACAAAAACACAGCAGCTGCAATAACTGTCGTAAAATTATTTTTCACTATTGCAGACTGTGTTATATTGGTTGTCTTAACGATCCGGTCGCTGATCCTGTAGACCTCTTTCTTCTGGTCCCAGCTTTTATCTTCGTCAAATTCTATGCCGAGGGTTGATGCGAGCATAGCTGCTGCAAGGTCTTCTGCATAATCACCTGCTATCTTGTCAGACTGACCATATGCATGGTGCTCACTAAGATATCCGTAGGCATTCTTGTCTGTGGGGATTGCGCAACCTACAGATGCAGCAATAAGGCGGTGCGGTTCATTACTTGAACAACGGCTTATAACAACAAAAGTGATTGCACCGGCAAGGAGTTCTTTTATCCCTTCGTTTATTGAGACAATCTTACATTGCGGAGGCAGGATGCTTGAAACCTGTACCAGGTTACACTTTTCAATCTTTGCATCGCGAAGGGCAATCTCAAAAGACCTTAGCTCTTCCTTATGGGTCCCGACACCTTTTGTAAAAAAGACCTTCTTTGGCACAAATAATTTATGTCTTTCTGCCTCACCAAGTGAACTTTTTAAAGAGGCCCCTTTTGTCTTAGCGCTCATGCATGCTACCCTTTCTATATCAACTTATTAATGCTTTTGTGTTATTGAATACCCTATCATCTTATATAAAAGCCGTGCAACAAGAAAATCAGATGCTATCTGTCCAGGCTGCGGACACAGTTCCACGGCGTCAAACCCGACAATCTTTCTGCTCTGAAAGACACGGTTCAGGAACTTTGTAACCTGATACCAGTTCATCCCGCCAGGCTCCGGAGTTCCTGTTGCCGGGACATAGGCCGGATCAAATGCATCTACGTCAATTGTAATATAAACATTCTCTGATAAATGTGATATCGCATCTTCCATCCAGTCGTTTCTTTCATTAATGTCTGCGGCATAGCAGGTATGTATATTCTTTGCTGATGCCATGTACTCCGCCTCTTTCTTACTCAGGCTCCTGATACCGGCCTGTGTAATATTGATGCCAAGTTCAGAGATCCTCCTCATTACACATGCATGACTCCATATGGTCCCCTGATATTCCTGCCGAAGATCTGCATGCGCGTCCAACTGCAATACCGAGAGATTATTATATTTAGCATTTAATGCCTTAACAACACCAAACGTAATAGAATGTTCACCGCCGATTGTTACAGGGATCTTGCCGGCATCAACAATATCTGTGATGACGCTCTCTATCTTATTGATTACCTCTTCCGGATTTAAAGTCACATCCAGCTGATCGAGGGTGTGAACACCGGCATCTGCACTTTCCATACAGAGTTCGTCGTCATAAAGCTCTATATAGGCTGATGCCTCTATGACTGCCTTTGGTCCTTTTCTTGTACCAGATTGAAATGAGGTTGTGGCGTCAAACGGAACCGGAAGGACTACAAACCTTGAGTTGTCCCAGTCAGACATCTCCGGGGGGATGCCAAGAAAGTTCGATTTAATGAAGAGATTAGAGTTTCTATCCAATTTGTGATGCAACCCTCCCTGTTTAAATTCGGGTCAAAACTATCACAATGATGGTTAGATGTCAAGGACGCTTTTGAGGTCTTCTATCCGGTTTTTCTTCAGGGTCTCAAAGAGGTCAGGACATTTCCTCTTTTTGATTAGATCATTGTATTTCTGAGCTACTGCAGTGGTTACAAGGGGGAGCGCTATGGTTGAATCACAATGAACAGTGACCATCTTCGCATTCTGTTTGATCTTGCCCCATGACTTTGCCTCTTCAAAAGTACAACCGCTCAGACCGCCCCAGTGCGGCGCGTCAGCAGTGACCTGAATTGCATACTCGTGTCCAACGACTTTGTTGCTCCATAAGTGTGCAGTAACTTCCATCTGCTGGATAAAGTTCTTGGGTGTGCCGCCGCCAAGGTAAATAACTCCGGTCTCTTTAGCCTTCATGGATAACAGTGCTGTTTCCTGGACATCAGCTATTATATCGAAAAGCATCTTTTTCCCCTTTGTCCGTGCAGCCAAACCTATGCCAATAGATGAATCACCGAGGGCAGGACAGTAGATTGGCACACAAGCCTTATATGCAGATGTCACAATACCATCCGCATCAGTCTGTCTGGATAAATGCTGCCCCAGCAGATAAAGAAATTCCCTCGTTGTGTACGGCCGGTCTAAATCAATGGTATCAGCAAATTGTGTAATATACCTGTCAAGGTTGCGGAACTCCGGCTCAGAGGCAAAAACATCGTACATCCTGTCCACCCCTTCC is part of the Nitrospirota bacterium genome and harbors:
- a CDS encoding radical SAM protein encodes the protein MGNKSILYIWLPCKKVYPAGPTSLASYVHQKRPNVQQRMLDLSLIDKGDRLKAITGTVEEFKPDIIAFSWRDVQIYAPHGEDDSLELAFNFYYSPNVFKKLSAGIRGISMVFTYENHLKEKLYLIKKTIRKFPDKTHVIGGGAFSVFHNEIITSLPEGVIGVIGEGEDVIVSLIDGTDYTGYRVAYRKGGKVIKGKGKEPVLISDMRVDYQYIESIFPQAPSYFGGTIGIQTKRGCPYNCEFCLYSFIEGPVVRYRDPENIIAEISYLYSRWNVRKLWFADAQFIPGSQSLRNCTALLEGVIKSGIPVEWSGYVRTSLITQELADLMVSSGVGDLEVSVTSGSQSVLNEMSMGFKLENLYEGCRYLKKAGYRGKIILNYSINAPGETEETLLESINSYKSIVKIMGREQVQCVIFFLGVQPHTGLEKRLIENGYLSNNYNPIALNPFTIKKLLYNPPPLDKVIARSCLDAWKDGGESGERIMHNLEKRLTPR
- a CDS encoding response regulator → MKKTILVVDDEEHIRLLYKEEFEEEGYNVVLAVSGEDALSKIGKDTPDLITLDIKMPGMDGITLARKIKEMRSDVPLIFISAYEDYKHDFGTWASDAYFVKSANLSELKTLIATILKS
- a CDS encoding arginine decarboxylase, pyruvoyl-dependent, which encodes MSAKTKGASLKSSLGEAERHKLFVPKKVFFTKGVGTHKEELRSFEIALRDAKIEKCNLVQVSSILPPQCKIVSINEGIKELLAGAITFVVISRCSSNEPHRLIAASVGCAIPTDKNAYGYLSEHHAYGQSDKIAGDYAEDLAAAMLASTLGIEFDEDKSWDQKKEVYRISDRIVKTTNITQSAIVKNNFTTVIAAAVFLF
- the speB gene encoding agmatinase, translated to MDRNSNLFIKSNFLGIPPEMSDWDNSRFVVLPVPFDATTSFQSGTRKGPKAVIEASAYIELYDDELCMESADAGVHTLDQLDVTLNPEEVINKIESVITDIVDAGKIPVTIGGEHSITFGVVKALNAKYNNLSVLQLDAHADLRQEYQGTIWSHACVMRRISELGINITQAGIRSLSKKEAEYMASAKNIHTCYAADINERNDWMEDAISHLSENVYITIDVDAFDPAYVPATGTPEPGGMNWYQVTKFLNRVFQSRKIVGFDAVELCPQPGQIASDFLVARLLYKMIGYSITQKH
- a CDS encoding deoxyhypusine synthase, which codes for MKHSKFLKHPTKPFEVNEKSTVADALTAMSQTAFQGKNLAMAADVWGAMLKGNVTIFFGLAGAMVPAGMRNIISYLIKNRMIDCLVSTGANLFHDIHETLGKYHYQGDANTDDVLLQQEGVDRMYDVFASEPEFRNLDRYITQFADTIDLDRPYTTREFLYLLGQHLSRQTDADGIVTSAYKACVPIYCPALGDSSIGIGLAARTKGKKMLFDIIADVQETALLSMKAKETGVIYLGGGTPKNFIQQMEVTAHLWSNKVVGHEYAIQVTADAPHWGGLSGCTFEEAKSWGKIKQNAKMVTVHCDSTIALPLVTTAVAQKYNDLIKKRKCPDLFETLKKNRIEDLKSVLDI